From Staphylococcus delphini, one genomic window encodes:
- the msaA gene encoding regulatory protein MsaA encodes MWEVAKIRADYEGWWLFDDWPEHIIDSQKFETFEAFEQAYQRMIQQAKTDYDNFIVGKHNIYAFYNNCDLNFCEDCDEDLQIFYSFITLKNEKIYLNLPIID; translated from the coding sequence ATGTGGGAAGTTGCTAAGATTCGTGCAGACTATGAAGGTTGGTGGTTATTCGATGATTGGCCAGAACACATCATTGATTCGCAAAAATTTGAGACCTTTGAAGCGTTTGAACAAGCGTATCAACGCATGATTCAACAAGCCAAAACAGATTATGACAATTTTATTGTTGGCAAACATAACATTTATGCATTTTATAATAATTGTGATTTAAACTTTTGTGAAGATTGTGATGAAGATTTACAGATTTTTTATAGCTTCATTACTTTAAAAAACGAAAAAATATATTTGAATTTGCCAATTATAGACTAA
- the cspA gene encoding cold shock protein CspA, translated as MKQGTVKWFNAEKGFGFIEVEGENDVFVHFSAINQEGYKSLDEGQSVEFEVVEGDRGPQAANVVKL; from the coding sequence ATGAAACAAGGTACAGTAAAATGGTTTAACGCTGAAAAAGGTTTTGGTTTTATCGAAGTAGAAGGAGAAAACGATGTATTCGTACACTTCTCTGCAATCAACCAAGAAGGTTACAAATCATTAGATGAAGGTCAATCAGTTGAATTTGAAGTAGTTGAAGGCGACCGCGGTCCTCAAGCTGCAAACGTTGTTAAACTATAA
- a CDS encoding acylphosphatase, with protein MKHYLIRVYGRVQGVGFRYFTERLALKYQIKGTVKNIEDYVEVHAQGDDTSLESFTQAVINGASPVSRVDTYTIDELEINEQYQNFRAIS; from the coding sequence ATGAAACATTATTTAATCCGAGTATACGGACGTGTTCAAGGGGTTGGATTTCGTTATTTTACTGAACGCTTAGCTTTGAAGTACCAAATCAAAGGTACAGTGAAGAATATTGAGGATTATGTAGAAGTGCACGCACAAGGTGATGATACGTCACTTGAATCCTTCACACAAGCAGTCATTAATGGCGCTTCCCCTGTTTCACGTGTCGATACTTATACAATAGATGAACTTGAAATTAACGAGCAATATCAAAACTTTAGAGCGATTTCATAA
- a CDS encoding toxic anion resistance protein encodes MMSNDLANETSTHPLDAYFNDFDHPKTGAVTEVETKALNEHFNDQDRQKIQSLAEQIEPLNHDSLLKFGSNAQTHLSHFSHQMLDEIQSKDVGPIGETLEQLMKKLKEVNPDELSQQNDNFLKKLFKRSKNSMQQLFSRMQSVSAQVDRISIELDKNKGLLMKDIQLLDGLYQQNKDYFDVLNLYIAAAEQKKKEIEQQVLPEMRQRVKDADDQMAVQDVADMEQFVDRLEKRIYDLKLSRQISLQSAPQIRMIQNVNQALAEKIQSSILTSIPLWKNQMAIALTLQRQQKAATAQKQVTDTTNEILLRNSEMLRQNARVTAEENERGIVDIETLKTTQDNIIQTIEETLQIQQEGREKRQQAEKDLLALESDLKARLTTAKDQRDSQ; translated from the coding sequence ATGATGTCAAATGATCTCGCGAATGAAACTAGTACACATCCATTAGATGCCTATTTTAATGATTTTGATCATCCAAAAACAGGAGCAGTGACGGAAGTAGAAACAAAAGCGCTAAACGAACATTTTAACGACCAAGACCGTCAAAAAATTCAAAGTTTAGCAGAGCAAATCGAACCGTTAAATCATGATAGTTTATTGAAATTCGGTTCAAATGCACAAACACATCTTTCTCATTTTTCGCATCAAATGTTAGATGAAATTCAGTCGAAAGATGTGGGTCCGATTGGCGAGACTTTGGAACAGTTGATGAAAAAGTTAAAAGAAGTGAATCCAGATGAGCTATCGCAACAAAATGACAATTTCCTCAAAAAATTGTTCAAACGCTCAAAAAATTCGATGCAGCAACTTTTTTCACGTATGCAATCTGTAAGCGCACAAGTCGATCGTATTTCGATAGAGCTAGATAAGAATAAAGGATTGTTAATGAAAGATATTCAACTGTTGGACGGCTTGTATCAACAAAATAAAGACTATTTTGATGTTTTGAATCTTTATATTGCAGCGGCCGAACAAAAGAAAAAGGAAATTGAACAACAGGTGTTGCCAGAGATGCGTCAACGAGTGAAAGATGCTGATGACCAAATGGCAGTGCAAGATGTTGCGGATATGGAACAGTTTGTCGACCGTCTTGAAAAGCGAATTTATGACTTGAAATTATCACGCCAAATATCATTACAATCAGCGCCCCAAATCCGAATGATTCAAAATGTCAACCAAGCATTAGCAGAAAAAATACAAAGTTCGATTTTAACAAGTATTCCATTGTGGAAAAATCAAATGGCGATTGCGTTAACACTGCAGCGTCAACAAAAGGCAGCGACAGCACAAAAGCAAGTAACAGATACGACGAATGAAATTTTATTACGTAATTCTGAAATGTTGCGTCAAAATGCGCGTGTCACTGCAGAAGAAAATGAGCGCGGTATTGTTGATATCGAAACATTGAAGACGACACAAGATAATATTATTCAAACGATTGAAGAAACATTGCAAATTCAACAAGAAGGCCGTGAAAAGCGTCAGCAGGCTGAGAAAGATTTGCTTGCGTTAGAATCAGATTTAAAAGCGCGTTTAACTACAGCGAAAGACCAGCGCGACAGTCAGTAA
- the dapB gene encoding 4-hydroxy-tetrahydrodipicolinate reductase: MKILLIGYGAMNQRVARLAEANGHDIVGVIAGRSTAHVPYPIYQKISEVTDADVAIDFSHPQLLLPLLEEDFTLPLVIATTGEKTQITDKLQALSDKMPVFFSANMSYGVHVLTKILEAAVPLLQDFDIELTEAHHNQKVDAPSGTLVKLYDVIESLRQDVTPVYDRSQHDAKRTKNEIGIHTVRGGTIVGEHDVLFAGTDETITLSHRAQSKDIFANGALGAAEKLIHRQPGYYTFDNL; encoded by the coding sequence ATGAAAATTTTATTAATTGGATACGGCGCAATGAACCAACGTGTCGCACGATTAGCTGAAGCGAACGGACATGACATTGTAGGTGTCATTGCAGGTCGTTCAACGGCGCATGTGCCCTATCCGATTTATCAAAAAATCAGTGAAGTGACAGATGCGGATGTAGCGATTGACTTTTCACATCCACAATTGTTATTGCCATTATTAGAAGAAGATTTCACACTGCCCCTTGTCATTGCAACAACGGGTGAAAAGACACAAATTACTGATAAACTTCAAGCGTTAAGTGATAAAATGCCAGTATTTTTCAGTGCCAATATGAGCTATGGTGTCCACGTATTGACTAAAATATTAGAAGCGGCAGTCCCTTTACTTCAAGACTTTGACATTGAATTAACGGAAGCGCATCATAATCAGAAAGTGGATGCACCAAGTGGTACGCTCGTTAAACTTTATGATGTGATTGAATCGTTACGACAAGATGTCACACCCGTTTATGACAGAAGTCAACACGATGCGAAACGTACGAAAAATGAAATCGGTATTCATACGGTGCGTGGAGGTACGATTGTCGGTGAACATGATGTCTTATTTGCAGGAACAGATGAAACGATTACCCTCTCTCACCGTGCCCAGTCGAAAGATATTTTTGCGAATGGTGCGTTAGGTGCAGCAGAAAAGTTAATTCACCGTCAACCAGGGTATTATACTTTTGATAACTTATAA
- the lysA gene encoding diaminopimelate decarboxylase, translated as MTVSYNQNGELTLGGTSLKTLAQSFGTPTIVYDEDQIRQQMRRYHSAFQQNDIGYVLSYASKAFTCLQMVKLAAEEDFELDVVSEGELYTALEAGFDPQRIHFHGNNKTKHEIRYALESGIGYFVVDALDEIDLIEQYATKPVDVLLRVNPGVEAHTHEFIQTGQEKSKFGLSLKHGLALEAVEKIRNTHNIVLKGIHFHIGSQIEETTGMIETAKMVLNWLDEHAIAIDLLNLGGGFSAQYVEADQSFDIEASITEIVQAIKAECQQLKYPIPTLSIEPGRSIVAEAGVTLYEVGTIKDIPGVNKYVSIDGGMSDHIRTALYDAKYQALLINRNETPDETVTIAGKLCESGDIIIHEAQLPSSVKRGDYLAILTTGAYHYSMASNYNQMQKPSVFFVKNGKAREVVKRQSLRQLIINDVK; from the coding sequence ATGACAGTTAGTTACAATCAAAATGGTGAATTAACATTGGGAGGAACAAGTTTAAAAACGTTAGCACAAAGTTTCGGTACGCCGACAATTGTGTATGATGAAGATCAAATTCGTCAACAAATGAGACGTTATCACAGTGCTTTTCAACAAAACGATATCGGCTATGTGTTATCTTATGCCTCAAAAGCATTTACATGTCTTCAAATGGTTAAACTTGCGGCTGAGGAAGATTTCGAATTAGACGTCGTATCAGAGGGAGAGCTTTACACAGCATTAGAAGCAGGCTTTGATCCACAACGCATTCATTTTCATGGCAACAATAAAACGAAACATGAAATTCGTTATGCCCTTGAAAGTGGTATCGGCTATTTCGTTGTTGATGCATTAGATGAAATTGACCTCATCGAACAGTATGCGACAAAACCTGTAGATGTACTGTTGCGTGTGAATCCAGGTGTTGAAGCACATACGCATGAATTTATCCAAACCGGACAAGAGAAAAGTAAATTCGGTCTTTCTTTAAAACATGGGCTCGCTTTAGAAGCAGTTGAAAAAATCCGTAACACTCATAATATCGTGTTGAAAGGCATTCATTTCCATATCGGTTCGCAAATTGAAGAAACAACGGGAATGATTGAAACGGCTAAAATGGTGCTGAATTGGCTCGACGAACATGCAATTGCGATCGATTTACTCAATTTAGGTGGTGGCTTTAGTGCGCAATACGTTGAGGCTGACCAATCATTCGACATTGAAGCAAGTATTACAGAGATTGTACAAGCGATTAAAGCAGAGTGTCAGCAGTTAAAATACCCTATTCCGACATTGAGTATTGAACCAGGACGTTCTATCGTTGCGGAAGCGGGTGTAACGCTATATGAAGTTGGCACAATCAAAGACATTCCTGGTGTCAATAAGTATGTGTCTATCGATGGCGGAATGAGTGATCACATCCGCACAGCTTTATACGACGCGAAATATCAGGCTTTATTGATTAATCGTAATGAAACACCTGATGAAACAGTTACCATTGCAGGAAAACTGTGTGAATCAGGCGATATTATTATTCATGAAGCACAATTACCTTCTAGTGTAAAACGAGGCGATTATTTAGCAATACTAACGACAGGTGCGTATCACTATAGTATGGCTTCAAATTATAACCAAATGCAGAAACCAAGCGTCTTCTTTGTGAAAAATGGTAAAGCAAGAGAAGTCGTGAAACGTCAATCGTTACGTCAATTGATTATTAATGATGTGAAATAA
- a CDS encoding aspartate-semialdehyde dehydrogenase: MTKLAVVGATGLVGTKILETLDRKGIAFDELVLFSSARSAGQEVTFQGQTYIVQELTDEATDGGFDYVLMSAGGGTSAHFAPLFESHGAIIIDNSSQWRMTEDVDLVVPEVNAPTFKRGIIANPNCSTIQSVVPLKPLQEKYGLKRVAYTTYQAVSGSGMKGKKDLEDGPKGVAPQAYPHPIYNNVLPHIDVFLEDGYTKEEQKMIDETRKILNEPTLNVTATCVRVPVQDSHSVHMNVTLDQPATVEAIQALFEQDARVVLVDNPAKNEYPMAIHSTGRDEVFVGRIRKDDSLDNTFHIWVTSDNLLKGAALNAVQVLEQVLQLKGA; this comes from the coding sequence ATGACAAAATTAGCAGTTGTAGGTGCAACAGGATTAGTAGGAACTAAAATTTTAGAAACACTTGATCGTAAAGGTATTGCTTTTGATGAACTCGTGCTTTTTTCTTCGGCACGTTCAGCAGGTCAAGAAGTCACGTTTCAAGGTCAGACGTATATCGTACAAGAATTGACAGATGAAGCAACGGATGGTGGTTTTGATTACGTCTTAATGAGTGCGGGTGGCGGTACGAGTGCGCATTTTGCCCCACTGTTTGAATCACACGGTGCCATTATTATTGATAATTCGAGTCAATGGCGCATGACGGAAGACGTTGACCTTGTCGTACCTGAAGTCAATGCCCCTACTTTTAAAAGAGGCATTATTGCTAACCCAAACTGTTCAACGATTCAATCGGTCGTACCACTGAAACCATTGCAAGAAAAATATGGGTTAAAACGCGTGGCATACACGACTTATCAAGCTGTGTCAGGTTCAGGTATGAAAGGTAAAAAAGACTTAGAAGACGGTCCAAAAGGTGTGGCGCCGCAAGCTTACCCACATCCAATTTATAACAACGTATTACCACATATTGATGTCTTTTTAGAAGATGGCTATACAAAAGAAGAACAAAAAATGATTGATGAAACTAGAAAGATTTTAAATGAACCGACTTTAAATGTTACAGCAACTTGTGTACGTGTACCGGTACAAGATAGTCATAGTGTTCATATGAATGTGACGCTGGACCAACCGGCAACAGTGGAAGCCATCCAAGCACTTTTTGAACAAGATGCACGTGTTGTCCTCGTCGATAACCCAGCCAAAAATGAATATCCAATGGCGATTCATTCAACAGGTCGTGATGAAGTGTTTGTCGGACGTATTCGTAAAGACGATTCGTTAGACAATACATTCCACATTTGGGTCACTTCAGACAATTTATTAAAAGGTGCTGCGCTTAATGCAGTCCAAGTGTTAGAACAGGTACTTCAATTGAAAGGAGCATAA
- the dapA gene encoding 4-hydroxy-tetrahydrodipicolinate synthase, whose protein sequence is MSHIFEGTGVALITPFSNGEVDYDAIKRQVQFLIDNGIQSIVVNGTTAENPTLTDEEKDRILTTVIEENAQRVPIIVGTGTNNTQKSIEASLRAKALGADAIMLITPYYLKTSQRGLVAHFEAIANATELPVVLYNVPSRTNSTIEVDTVVRLSAHPYIVALKDATDDFNYLAELQQRLDTDKFALYSGNDDNIVSYYKQGGHGVISVVANVIPNEFQQIYTNVKDRAARFEPIATLLDAMRVDINPIPIKYLAALEGFGQYEVRLPLVPLNDEEQQQLKAVYQQFKAGVRT, encoded by the coding sequence ATGTCACATATTTTTGAAGGCACAGGCGTCGCTTTAATCACCCCTTTTTCGAATGGAGAAGTGGATTATGACGCGATCAAAAGACAAGTCCAATTTTTAATCGACAATGGTATTCAATCCATCGTGGTTAACGGTACAACAGCTGAAAATCCAACTTTAACAGATGAAGAAAAAGATCGTATTTTAACAACAGTAATAGAAGAAAATGCGCAACGTGTCCCTATTATTGTAGGAACTGGGACGAATAACACGCAAAAATCAATTGAAGCGTCTTTACGTGCAAAGGCATTAGGTGCAGATGCGATTATGCTCATCACACCGTATTACTTAAAAACGAGTCAACGTGGTTTAGTTGCCCATTTTGAAGCGATTGCGAATGCGACAGAACTACCTGTAGTCCTTTATAATGTGCCATCAAGAACAAATTCAACAATCGAAGTGGATACAGTCGTTCGTTTAAGTGCGCATCCATATATCGTTGCGTTAAAAGATGCGACTGATGATTTTAATTATTTAGCAGAACTTCAACAACGCTTAGATACAGACAAGTTTGCATTGTATAGTGGCAACGATGATAATATTGTGTCATATTATAAACAAGGTGGTCATGGTGTCATTTCGGTCGTTGCAAATGTCATCCCGAATGAATTCCAACAAATTTATACAAATGTGAAGGATCGAGCAGCACGCTTTGAACCGATTGCAACCCTTCTTGATGCGATGCGTGTCGATATTAATCCGATTCCGATTAAATATTTGGCAGCGTTAGAAGGCTTTGGGCAATATGAGGTGCGCTTACCATTAGTACCACTGAATGACGAAGAGCAACAACAGTTAAAAGCAGTTTACCAACAATTTAAAGCAGGTGTTCGGACATGA
- a CDS encoding 5-bromo-4-chloroindolyl phosphate hydrolysis family protein, producing the protein MRYLLSRVWGAVVGVPVAVIAFFTSVILDFTFLIDFVIGIAGFVVGYVPTQRLTSRAYLKEMNLTRKDYHYIMHQINLVQSKNKRILKSFIKVRSIQDFKLVNDIYRLSRTINSAIKQRPFQFFNIESFYYSHIDNALNLIESYTRLAKMPLKADNERQMLQQTRITLEEVKRTLIADLKQINAQDYEQLDTEMRLNEIYQRRNVKEMENDS; encoded by the coding sequence ATGAGATATTTATTATCGAGGGTTTGGGGTGCCGTAGTTGGCGTGCCTGTTGCAGTTATCGCCTTTTTTACAAGTGTCATTTTAGATTTTACATTTTTAATAGATTTTGTCATCGGCATCGCAGGTTTTGTAGTCGGTTATGTCCCTACACAGCGTTTGACGTCACGTGCCTATTTGAAAGAAATGAATTTGACACGTAAAGATTATCACTATATTATGCATCAAATTAACTTAGTTCAAAGCAAAAACAAGCGTATTTTAAAGTCGTTTATTAAAGTTAGATCGATACAAGATTTTAAATTAGTGAATGATATTTACCGATTATCGCGTACAATTAATTCAGCCATTAAACAACGACCTTTTCAGTTTTTTAATATTGAAAGCTTTTATTATTCGCATATCGATAATGCGTTAAACCTAATTGAAAGTTATACGCGGCTTGCTAAAATGCCACTTAAAGCAGACAACGAGCGACAAATGCTACAGCAAACACGGATTACTTTAGAAGAAGTGAAGCGGACACTCATTGCAGATTTAAAGCAAATTAATGCGCAAGATTATGAGCAGTTGGATACTGAAATGCGACTCAATGAAATATACCAACGAAGAAATGTTAAAGAAATGGAGAATGATTCATGA
- a CDS encoding M20 metallopeptidase family protein, giving the protein MNELEFVTQHRRYLHQHPELSLQEHETTQYLQHFLESLDIPYERPLETGIIGFLKGQSDETIAFRADIDALPIHEQNDVDYRSTVDDRMHACGHDGHTTALMLFAQRCKALYDKGELPHNVLFIFQPAEESGGGANLLIKANAFASYNIKAIYGVHVMPFVEEGSVVIRDNEITASATEFRFFIEGESSHVANKEQGKSAGEALQHIMAQLSQIQQYHLNGLQRNIVHIGHFHAGEAINTVPSNGYLEGTIRTYDMDDLSIIQGQMQKISDSAELLFGVKCDVRFAEGYPPTMNDPALKKYVVESLEYNQLNVIENELPYLFGEDFSFYGRIAPAYFVFVGTRNEEKQFVTGLHTPHLNFDERMLIRIADYYERLLMNYNEVEA; this is encoded by the coding sequence ATGAATGAACTTGAATTTGTCACGCAGCATCGTCGATATCTTCATCAACATCCCGAGCTGAGTCTTCAAGAACACGAAACAACACAATACTTACAACATTTTTTAGAGTCATTAGATATTCCATATGAACGCCCTCTTGAAACAGGGATTATCGGTTTTTTAAAAGGCCAAAGTGATGAAACCATCGCTTTTAGAGCAGATATCGATGCCCTACCGATTCATGAACAAAATGATGTCGATTATCGCAGTACAGTAGATGATCGCATGCATGCTTGTGGCCATGATGGTCATACCACAGCGCTCATGCTATTTGCACAACGTTGTAAAGCGCTATATGATAAAGGTGAGTTGCCACATAATGTGTTATTCATTTTTCAACCTGCCGAAGAATCCGGTGGTGGCGCGAATTTATTAATTAAAGCCAACGCATTTGCATCATATAACATTAAAGCAATCTATGGTGTTCACGTCATGCCTTTTGTTGAAGAAGGTTCAGTCGTCATTCGTGATAATGAAATTACGGCAAGTGCGACAGAATTTCGCTTTTTTATTGAAGGTGAATCGAGTCATGTTGCCAACAAAGAACAAGGTAAATCTGCCGGAGAAGCGTTACAACATATTATGGCGCAATTGTCTCAAATTCAACAGTATCATTTGAATGGATTGCAACGAAATATCGTTCATATCGGTCATTTTCATGCGGGAGAAGCAATTAATACCGTTCCGAGCAATGGCTACTTAGAAGGCACGATTCGTACGTATGATATGGATGACTTAAGTATTATTCAAGGACAAATGCAAAAAATTAGTGACAGTGCAGAATTGTTATTCGGCGTGAAATGTGACGTGCGTTTTGCGGAAGGTTATCCACCGACTATGAATGATCCTGCATTGAAAAAATATGTCGTCGAAAGTCTCGAATACAATCAGCTTAATGTAATCGAAAATGAACTGCCCTATTTATTTGGTGAAGACTTCAGTTTTTATGGTCGAATCGCACCGGCATATTTCGTCTTTGTCGGGACACGTAACGAAGAAAAGCAGTTCGTGACAGGTTTGCATACACCGCATTTAAACTTTGATGAACGCATGTTGATTCGTATTGCAGATTATTATGAACGATTGTTAATGAACTACAACGAGGTGGAAGCATGA
- the alr gene encoding alanine racemase yields MTALWQVDSAQFLQNVKQVTQNQSVMAVVKNNAYNYGLDFAVQTFQQAGIDTFSTTSLVEAVRIRELAPDATIFLMNATDEFDRLRANDIHMTLPSLAFYHTHKAALAGVKVHLEYENLLHRSGFKTTEELLAVLADHEQNPAPKMEITGLWTHFGYADEFDVDMYEQEREAWLAIVETLVQQRGYHFDLIHAQNSASYYREGQRLFNHHTHARIGIALYGSRPYSSLSVDRITQALTVKANVVQVRNVQQGDHCGYSFAYTVDQPHTRLAVVDVGYGDGILRTRAQHDVSINGNRYPIRALMMSHMFVEVDDTVSAKDSVILYSSDLRIDDYTFKGVGANSEQLSALNLNSLIKEYV; encoded by the coding sequence ATGACAGCATTATGGCAAGTCGATTCAGCCCAATTTCTTCAAAATGTGAAACAAGTAACGCAAAATCAATCTGTGATGGCGGTTGTGAAAAATAATGCGTACAATTACGGCTTGGATTTTGCCGTACAAACGTTTCAACAAGCAGGTATTGATACGTTCAGTACGACATCGTTAGTTGAAGCGGTGCGTATTCGAGAGCTGGCGCCAGACGCAACGATATTTTTAATGAATGCGACAGATGAATTTGACCGTTTGAGAGCAAATGATATCCATATGACGTTACCTTCTTTAGCGTTTTATCATACACATAAAGCAGCTTTAGCGGGTGTGAAAGTGCATTTGGAATATGAAAATCTACTCCATCGTTCTGGCTTTAAAACAACAGAAGAATTGCTCGCCGTTTTAGCCGATCACGAGCAGAATCCGGCACCTAAAATGGAAATTACTGGTTTGTGGACGCATTTCGGTTATGCGGATGAATTTGATGTCGACATGTATGAACAAGAACGTGAGGCATGGTTGGCTATTGTGGAGACACTCGTGCAACAACGAGGGTATCATTTCGACCTCATTCATGCTCAAAATAGTGCCAGTTATTATAGAGAAGGCCAACGTCTATTTAATCATCATACACATGCACGTATCGGTATTGCGCTATATGGTTCGCGTCCCTACTCGAGTCTGTCAGTTGATCGCATTACACAAGCATTGACCGTAAAAGCCAATGTGGTTCAAGTGCGAAATGTCCAACAAGGCGATCATTGTGGGTACAGTTTTGCTTATACCGTAGATCAGCCGCATACACGTTTAGCGGTTGTAGATGTCGGATATGGAGATGGCATTTTACGGACAAGAGCGCAACATGATGTCTCGATTAATGGCAACCGTTATCCGATTCGTGCGCTCATGATGAGTCATATGTTTGTGGAAGTAGATGACACAGTATCAGCGAAAGATAGCGTTATTTTATATAGTTCAGATTTGCGTATTGATGACTACACGTTTAAAGGTGTTGGCGCTAATTCTGAACAACTCAGTGCATTAAATTTGAATTCGTTAATAAAGGAGTATGTTTAA
- the dapD gene encoding 2,3,4,5-tetrahydropyridine-2,6-dicarboxylate N-acetyltransferase, translating to MVKNFTAEEIIQYISDAKKSTPIKVYINGEFSDVQFPDQFKVFGSENSKVIFCEASDWHAFYEENQMRIEDLEIEMDRRNSAIPLKDLINTNARIEPGAFIREHAVIGDGAVVMMGATINIGAIVGEGTMIDMNATLGGRATTGKNVHVGAGAVLAGVIEPPSASPVVIEDNVLIGANAVILEGVRVGEGAIVAAGAIVTQDVPAGAVVAGTPAKVIKQAHEVEDSKREIVAALRQLDQ from the coding sequence ATGGTTAAAAATTTTACAGCTGAAGAAATCATCCAATATATTAGTGATGCGAAAAAATCTACACCGATTAAAGTTTATATCAACGGTGAATTCAGTGACGTGCAATTTCCGGATCAATTTAAAGTATTCGGTTCAGAAAATTCAAAAGTCATTTTTTGTGAAGCATCAGATTGGCACGCATTTTATGAAGAAAATCAAATGCGAATTGAAGACTTAGAAATTGAAATGGACCGACGTAATTCGGCCATTCCATTGAAAGATTTAATCAATACGAATGCACGAATCGAACCAGGCGCATTTATTCGTGAACATGCCGTAATTGGTGATGGCGCTGTCGTGATGATGGGTGCAACGATTAATATTGGTGCCATCGTGGGTGAAGGAACGATGATTGATATGAATGCAACATTAGGTGGTCGTGCAACTACCGGTAAAAATGTCCACGTTGGTGCTGGTGCAGTATTAGCAGGTGTAATTGAACCCCCAAGTGCCTCTCCTGTAGTGATTGAGGATAACGTGTTAATTGGAGCGAATGCTGTTATTCTTGAAGGCGTACGTGTTGGTGAAGGTGCGATTGTTGCTGCGGGTGCCATTGTAACGCAAGATGTACCAGCAGGTGCTGTTGTTGCAGGGACACCGGCGAAAGTGATCAAACAAGCGCATGAAGTAGAAGATTCAAAACGTGAAATTGTCGCAGCGTTACGTCAGTTAGATCAGTAA